In Brucella melitensis bv. 1 str. 16M, a genomic segment contains:
- a CDS encoding P-II family nitrogen regulator gives MKKIEAIIKPFKLDEVKEALQEVGLQGITVIEAKGFGRQKGHTELYRGAEYVVDFLPKVKVEVIVADETVDSAIEAIRKAAQTGRIGDGKIFVSNIEEVIRIRTGESGVDAI, from the coding sequence ATGAAAAAGATCGAAGCCATTATTAAGCCCTTCAAGCTGGATGAAGTGAAGGAAGCCCTTCAGGAAGTCGGCTTGCAGGGAATTACTGTCATTGAAGCCAAGGGTTTCGGTCGGCAGAAGGGGCATACCGAGCTTTACCGCGGCGCCGAATATGTCGTCGATTTTCTTCCCAAGGTGAAAGTCGAAGTCATTGTCGCAGACGAAACCGTGGACAGCGCCATCGAGGCCATCCGCAAGGCCGCCCAGACCGGACGTATCGGCGACGGCAAGATTTTCGTCTCCAACATCGAAGAAGTCATCCGTATCCGCACCGGCGAATCCGGCGTGGATGCCATTTAA